One segment of Triticum aestivum cultivar Chinese Spring chromosome 2A, IWGSC CS RefSeq v2.1, whole genome shotgun sequence DNA contains the following:
- the LOC123191277 gene encoding uncharacterized protein, which translates to MDRHTIRILALALLSLHLLCCATIAQCRTIADLHDEKINFPNGLCGKNKLCITEYCYCCLIYDRCYLTMDACKKRCDNPSLSASEDLQAAETATATMTPAPLPTA; encoded by the exons ATGGACAGGCACACGATCCGCATCCTTGCGCTAGCCCTGCTGTCTCTGCATCTCCTGTGCTGCGCCACCATCGCGCAAT GCCGAACCATCGCCGACCTGCACGACGAGAAGATCAACTTTCCGAACGGGCTGTGCGGCAAGAACAAGCTGTGCATCACTGAATACTGCTACTGCTGCCTGATATATGACCGCTGCTACCTAACCATGGACGCATGCAAGAAACGCTGTGACAATCCATCCTTGTCTGCTTCCGAAGACTTGCAAGCGgcggagacggcgacggcgacgatgacCCCTGCTCCTTTACCCACTGCCTAG